The sulfur-oxidizing endosymbiont of Gigantopelta aegis genomic interval GCAGGGCTTTGATGCCGTATTGCTGTAGCACTTTTTTATTTAACACCCAACACGGCAGGGCGGCCACACCGCGATTGCTGGCAATCAATTGCAAGGTCATGGCATTGACTTGTGAATGACGTACCAAGCTCGGTTCAACGCCAGCAGGCCCTAGAAAACGGGTAAAAATATCCAGTCGTTCGCGTTCCACGGGATAAGTGATCAGCGTGTCATCATACATGTCTTCGGCAAAAATACAGGCCTCAGAAGCTAGGGGGTGTTGTTTGGCAACCGCTAAAAGAATTTGATAGTTAAATAATGGAATATAAGTCACTTCATCGTGATCACGAATGTCTGAAGTAATAATTAAATCGGTATTAGCACGTAAGAGTGATTCGGTGGGATTAAGATCAAAGCCGGTTAACAAGTCTAATTCGACATCGGGCCAGTCCAGACGGTATTGATCCAAGGTGGGCATCAACCAGTCAAAGCAACTATGGCATTCGACACCAATACGTAAACTGCCACTATCGCTGGTTTTGATTCGGCTTAGTTGTTGCTCTGTTTGTTTGACCTGAGGAAGAATTTTATCCGCGAGCTCCAGCAGTTTTTGACCAGCCGGGGTAAAGCGCATGGGGCGGGTTTTTCTGACCAATACGGGCGTGCCGAGATAGTCTTCCAATACTTTGAGTTGGTGAGATAATGCCGATTGTGACAAATTCAGTAATTCTGCCGTAGCCACTAGACTACCGGTTTCTCTGAGCCCAACTAAAGTTTTTAGGTGACGAATTTCCAGATCCATATTTGAACGCCTTTTTCTTAGCCGTGTGAATACAGTTTAACAGCTTTGAGTCGATTGGTAATAGCTATTCTAGCGTATTTCCGGTCGGTAGTAGAGTCTTATGCTCATAAAAAAAGCCGATATGGTCAGGCCGATCAATAAGCCAATCCAAAAACCGCTAGCGCCCATGGGGGCGGTGATTGTGTCGGTCAAAGCAAGGCTATAACCCAAGGGGAAGCCAATAAACCAATAGGCAATAATGGACAGGAACATGGGAATCGTTGTATCTTTTAAGCCCCGTAGTGAACCGGCAGAACAAAGTTGAATACCGTCAGAAAATTGATACAAAGCAGTGAATATCATCAGGCTACTGGCCAGTTCAATGACTTCGCGATTATCCGTATATAAGGCCGGAATACCACTGGAATAATTAACAATTAAAATAGCTGCAGTCGTGGAAATTGTCAAACTGATGATATAGCCGGCCTTGATGGTGTCCCGTACCTGTTGATATTGTTTGGCACCACTTAAACGCCCTACTTGAATGGTTAAACTAATGGACAAACTGAGAGGCAGAATAAAAATCAGAGAGGAAAAACTTAGGGCAATTTGATGAGATGCAACTGCTACAACACCCATAGAGGCGAGAAATAGGGCAATAATAGAGAAAATACTCCCTTCGACAAAAAAAGTAATGCCGATGGGTAGTCCCAGCACTAATAAGCGTTTTAACTCTTCGAAATGGGGGCGTAAATCAGCTTTGAATAATTCAATAGGGGCGAGTTTTTTACTTTGAAATAAATACATTAGTAAGCCAAAGAACATCACCCAATGTGTAATCGTAGTCGCCCAGCCTGCGCCCACGCCACCCATAGCCGGAGCGCCTAAATAGCCAAAAATCAAAATACTATTACTGATAATATTAACGATCAATCCCAAAATGCCGATCAACATAACGGGGATAATATTGCTCATGCCTTCGTTTAAATAACGTAGAATAAAAAATCCGACAATAGCAGGCATACCCCAGGCAATGGCACGTAAATAACCGTCGGCAATGGGCAAAATGGGGGCTTCAACAGACATAAAGACAAATAAATCATACATGGAGTACAAAGTGACAAAGCCGAATAGGCTGAGTAGAAGTCCAATCCAGAGTGATTGTCGAATAGTATGACCTATATTAGAGTATTGCTTTGCCCCGCAGAAATGAGCAACGGTCGGAGTAATGGCATTCAAAATACCACCTAGTAATAACATTAATGGTATCCAAATACTTGAACCGACAGCAACGGCAGCCAAATCAGCGGCACTGGCATGACCGGACATCACCGTATCCACGACACCCATGGCCATTTGACTGAACTGAGTGGCAATAACGGGGGCGGCGAGGAGAAGTAGTTGTTTAAGTTGTTGTTTGAGTGCTTGCATCTAAGGGGGGTGAACTATCCTGATGATGAGTTGATTATTAGGATTATAGCGTACTTGTTATTTGGTTTTGCAATGAATTGGTGCTAAAAATGGATGTTTCAATATTTGGGTGAGTCCTTTTGACCCCCCTCTCACTAGGGTAAACACTTGCCAATAGGGGGGATAGGTCATTGAATTATGCTTGATAATTACCTATACTTGAGCGTAGATTTAACGTGCGATTTATTTTTACTTTTTAACTTCATGATAAATAAGTAAATAATATCATGCCTGTAAATTTAAAGGCATAAACAAGTAGGGATAGAAAAAATAAATTCACAATTTTCATAAATATTAAATAATAAAATGCTAATGTCTTAGAAGTGCTTATATTTGGATATTGGTAAATGGCAGGAGACTAAATCATGTCAACTCAAGACCTCGATCAGGATATTGATCAACAGGAAACGCAGGAATGGCTCGATGCACTGGAAAGTGTATTAGAAAATGAAGGGCCAGAACGCGCTCACTTCTTATTAGAGCAAATGATCGAAAAAGTACGTCGTTCCGGTGTCAACCTGCCACATTCTTCAAATACTGCTTATGTCAACACCATCCCCACGCATTTAGAACAAGCGATGCCCGGTGATATTGCCATGGAAGCTAGAATTCGTTCTTTGATCCGTTGGAATGCAGCGGCGATGGTGGTTAAGGCCAACCGTAAGTCTTCAGAGTTAGGTGGACATATTGCCAGTTTTGCCTCTGCTGCGACATTGTATGATGTGGGCTTTAACCATTTTTTCCGTGCTCCGACTCATGAGCACGGTGGTGATATGGTTCTTTTTCAAGGACACTCAGCACCTGGAATGTATGCCCGTGCCTTTTTAGAAGGGCGTTTTGATGAAGAGCAGTTAGATAAATTCCGTCAGGAAGTGGATGGCGGCGGTTTATCTTCTTATCCACATCCCTGGTTAATGCCTGATTTCTGGCAATTCCCAACCGTATCCATGGGCTTAGGTCCAATTCAATCCATTTATCAAGCACGTTTTATGCACTATATGCATGATCGGGGCCTATCCTGTACTCGCGGTCGTAAGATTTGGACTTTTATCGGTGATGGTGAAACCGATGAGCCGGAAACATTGGGTGCAATTTCACTGGCGGCGCGGGAAAAACTGGACAATTTAATTTGGGTCATTAACTGTAACTTACAGCGTCTGGATGGACCGGTGCGTGGTAATGGTAAAATCGTTCAGGAATTAGAAGCGATCTTCCGTGGCGTGGGCTGGAAAGTGATTAAAGTCATGTGGGGCAGTTATTGGGATCCTTTGCTGGCTAAAGATAAAGACGGCTTGCTAAAACGCCGTATGCTGGAATGTGTTGATGGTGATTTCCAGAACTACAAATCCAAAGATGGTGCTTATGTCCGTGAACACTTCTTTGGCAAATACCCCGAACTAAAAGCTATGGTGGCTAATATGTCAGATGATGATATCTGGCGTCTTAACCGTGGCGGACATGATCCCCATAAAGTCTATGCCGCTTATAAAGAAGCAGCAGATACTGTCGATCAGCCCGTTGTTATTCTTGCTCATAGTGTCAAAGGCTATGGCATGGGTGCTGCGGGTGAAGGTCAGATGCGGACTCACTCGCAGAAAAAACTTGATGCGGAAGAAATGATTGCTTATAAGAATCGTTTTAATATTCCCATCTCTGATGAGCAAGCGGGTAAGGCCGACTATTACCATCCGGGCAAAGACAGTGACGAATATAAATACATGATGGCACGTCGTGAAGCACTCGGTGGTGTAATGCCAGTGCGCAATCGTACTGCGGCACCATTGGATGTGCCTGACTTGTCAATATTTGACCCTATTCTTAAAGGCTCTGGTGAGCGTGAAATGTCTACCACTATGGCCTTTGTACGTATGCTGACCTTATTAGGCCGTGATAAAAATATTGGCAACAATATTGTCCCCATCGTACCAGATGAAGCTCGCACCTTTGGAATGGAAGGCATGTTTCGTCAACAAGGTATTTATTCTTCTGTGGGTCAGCTTTATACACCACAAGATAAAGACCAAGTAATGTTTTATAAAGAAGATAAAACGGGTCATATCTTGCAGGAGGGTATTAACGAAGCGGGTGCGATGTCATCTTGGATTGCAGCGGCAACTGCCTATAGTAATCACAATGTCAATATGGTGCCGTTTTATATTTACTACTCCATGTTTGGTTTCCAACGTATTGGTGATTTGGCCTGGATGGCCGGTGATATGCAGGCACGTGGTTTCTTATTAGGTGGTACTGCCGGTAGAACTACATTGGCAGGTGAAGGCTTGCAACATCAGGATGGTCACTCCTTAATTCTGGCAGCAACTATTCCAAATTGTGTGACCTATGATCCCACTTTTTCTTATGAATTAGCCGTCATCGTTCAGGATGGTATGCGCCGGATGTATAAAGAACAGGAAAATGTGTTCTATTACATCACCGTCATGAATGAAAACTATCAGCAACCTGCCATACCTAAGGGCGTGGAAAAAGGCATACTCAAAGGTATGTATCTTCTTCAGGGCGGTGGTAAGCGTCGTAAGAAAGTACAATTGATGGGCTCGGGCACTATTTTACGTGAAGTCATAGAGGCAGCTCGTTTACTCGATGAAGACTGGTCAGTCGATGCCGATGTCTGGAGTGTGACTAGCTACAACGAATTACGTCGTGAAGCACAGGATGTCGATCGCTGGAATATGCTGCACCCATTAGAAGAGCCAAAAATTTCGTACATTGAGAAATGTCTGAAAGA includes:
- the aceE gene encoding pyruvate dehydrogenase (acetyl-transferring), homodimeric type; the encoded protein is MSTQDLDQDIDQQETQEWLDALESVLENEGPERAHFLLEQMIEKVRRSGVNLPHSSNTAYVNTIPTHLEQAMPGDIAMEARIRSLIRWNAAAMVVKANRKSSELGGHIASFASAATLYDVGFNHFFRAPTHEHGGDMVLFQGHSAPGMYARAFLEGRFDEEQLDKFRQEVDGGGLSSYPHPWLMPDFWQFPTVSMGLGPIQSIYQARFMHYMHDRGLSCTRGRKIWTFIGDGETDEPETLGAISLAAREKLDNLIWVINCNLQRLDGPVRGNGKIVQELEAIFRGVGWKVIKVMWGSYWDPLLAKDKDGLLKRRMLECVDGDFQNYKSKDGAYVREHFFGKYPELKAMVANMSDDDIWRLNRGGHDPHKVYAAYKEAADTVDQPVVILAHSVKGYGMGAAGEGQMRTHSQKKLDAEEMIAYKNRFNIPISDEQAGKADYYHPGKDSDEYKYMMARREALGGVMPVRNRTAAPLDVPDLSIFDPILKGSGEREMSTTMAFVRMLTLLGRDKNIGNNIVPIVPDEARTFGMEGMFRQQGIYSSVGQLYTPQDKDQVMFYKEDKTGHILQEGINEAGAMSSWIAAATAYSNHNVNMVPFYIYYSMFGFQRIGDLAWMAGDMQARGFLLGGTAGRTTLAGEGLQHQDGHSLILAATIPNCVTYDPTFSYELAVIVQDGMRRMYKEQENVFYYITVMNENYQQPAIPKGVEKGILKGMYLLQGGGKRRKKVQLMGSGTILREVIEAARLLDEDWSVDADVWSVTSYNELRREAQDVDRWNMLHPLEEPKISYIEKCLKDRRGPVLSATDYIKGYSDQIRKWVPAKYDVLGTDGFGRSDTRAQLRKHFEVNAVYVVIAALKLLADDGQFPAGKVQEAIAKYGIDPEKPNPATA
- a CDS encoding MATE family efflux transporter, which gives rise to MQALKQQLKQLLLLAAPVIATQFSQMAMGVVDTVMSGHASAADLAAVAVGSSIWIPLMLLLGGILNAITPTVAHFCGAKQYSNIGHTIRQSLWIGLLLSLFGFVTLYSMYDLFVFMSVEAPILPIADGYLRAIAWGMPAIVGFFILRYLNEGMSNIIPVMLIGILGLIVNIISNSILIFGYLGAPAMGGVGAGWATTITHWVMFFGLLMYLFQSKKLAPIELFKADLRPHFEELKRLLVLGLPIGITFFVEGSIFSIIALFLASMGVVAVASHQIALSFSSLIFILPLSLSISLTIQVGRLSGAKQYQQVRDTIKAGYIISLTISTTAAILIVNYSSGIPALYTDNREVIELASSLMIFTALYQFSDGIQLCSAGSLRGLKDTTIPMFLSIIAYWFIGFPLGYSLALTDTITAPMGASGFWIGLLIGLTISAFFMSIRLYYRPEIR
- a CDS encoding LysR family transcriptional regulator, which produces MDLEIRHLKTLVGLRETGSLVATAELLNLSQSALSHQLKVLEDYLGTPVLVRKTRPMRFTPAGQKLLELADKILPQVKQTEQQLSRIKTSDSGSLRIGVECHSCFDWLMPTLDQYRLDWPDVELDLLTGFDLNPTESLLRANTDLIITSDIRDHDEVTYIPLFNYQILLAVAKQHPLASEACIFAEDMYDDTLITYPVERERLDIFTRFLGPAGVEPSLVRHSQVNAMTLQLIASNRGVAALPCWVLNKKVLQQYGIKALPLGEKGCWGILYAAIRKEDREQAYFIAFIKQAKAIIATHLEGIIPIDSKS